One window of the Microbulbifer sp. Q7 genome contains the following:
- a CDS encoding TRAP transporter small permease produces MQKIEKALGYVLGALLALMVLDVTWQILTRFLPMQPSSYTEEVARYLLVWIGLLGGAYAYRKRSHLGIDLLSNALHGAKRRALQIFVVSVCFAFAALAMVYGGAKLMLLTFELEQTSAALNLPMGYVYSVLPLSGLLICLFSIDHLIELVTTKEELPSEFDSGVHPYTEDSAGETAAVAQNKQQKQPEAAVEA; encoded by the coding sequence ATGCAGAAAATTGAGAAGGCCCTGGGCTATGTGCTCGGTGCGCTGCTGGCACTGATGGTACTGGATGTGACCTGGCAGATCCTCACCCGCTTCCTGCCCATGCAGCCGAGCTCCTACACCGAAGAGGTTGCGCGGTATCTGCTGGTGTGGATTGGTCTCCTCGGGGGCGCTTACGCCTATCGCAAGCGATCGCACCTGGGTATCGATTTACTGAGCAACGCCTTGCACGGGGCCAAGCGCCGCGCATTACAGATTTTTGTGGTGTCGGTGTGTTTCGCTTTCGCTGCGCTGGCGATGGTCTACGGTGGTGCCAAGTTGATGCTGCTCACCTTTGAGCTGGAGCAAACCTCCGCCGCCCTGAATCTTCCCATGGGCTATGTGTACAGTGTGCTGCCTCTTTCTGGCCTGTTGATCTGCCTGTTCTCCATCGACCACCTGATTGAGCTGGTGACGACAAAAGAAGAGCTGCCTTCCGAGTTCGATTCTGGCGTACACCCCTATACCGAAGACAGCGCCGGAGAAACTGCAGCGGTTGCGCAAAATAAACAACAAAAGCAGCCCGAAGCTGCCGTCGAAGCCTAA
- a CDS encoding TRAP transporter substrate-binding protein, whose amino-acid sequence MRKVWCQMRTAAVATAALLVASCGFQEDQLALKLAHTLDQQHSVHRAMVFMDERLQALSGDTMRIDIYSGGQLGSERELIELLQIGSLAMTKVSASPMEGFVPEMKIFNLPYVFRDSEHFWSVLQSPIGKELLVACERARLRGLGYLDAGSRSFYMNDIAVQTPADLNGQKIRVQNSQTAIKMVNTLGGAATPVSWGELYTALQQGVVNGAENNPPSFYLSKHYEVSKYYTLDEHTYVPDLLLISTEVWNKLSSQQQAWLDQAVEEAVAYQRKLWQESTEESLAAVKAAGVEVIYPDKQPFIDAVKPLHDSYQGTSVGALLDQIKAIN is encoded by the coding sequence ATGAGAAAAGTCTGGTGCCAGATGCGCACCGCGGCCGTGGCGACAGCTGCACTATTGGTGGCCAGCTGTGGCTTTCAGGAAGACCAGCTCGCCCTCAAGCTGGCGCACACCCTGGACCAGCAGCACTCCGTACATCGCGCCATGGTGTTTATGGATGAGCGTCTGCAGGCGCTGTCCGGCGATACCATGCGCATCGATATCTATTCCGGCGGTCAGCTGGGCAGTGAACGGGAACTGATCGAGTTGCTGCAGATCGGTAGCCTGGCCATGACCAAAGTCTCCGCCAGCCCTATGGAAGGGTTTGTGCCGGAGATGAAAATCTTCAACCTGCCCTATGTATTCCGCGATTCCGAACACTTCTGGAGCGTGCTGCAGAGCCCGATCGGCAAGGAGTTGCTGGTTGCCTGTGAGCGTGCGCGCCTGCGCGGGCTCGGTTATCTCGATGCCGGCAGCCGCAGCTTCTACATGAACGATATTGCGGTGCAGACCCCCGCAGATCTTAACGGCCAGAAAATCCGCGTTCAGAACAGCCAGACCGCTATCAAAATGGTCAACACCCTGGGCGGGGCCGCCACCCCGGTGAGCTGGGGCGAGTTGTATACCGCCCTGCAGCAGGGGGTGGTTAATGGTGCCGAGAACAACCCGCCGAGCTTTTACCTGTCCAAACACTACGAAGTTTCCAAGTACTACACCCTGGATGAGCACACCTATGTGCCGGACCTGTTGCTGATCAGCACCGAGGTTTGGAACAAACTGTCGTCGCAGCAACAGGCGTGGCTGGACCAGGCGGTGGAAGAGGCGGTGGCCTACCAGCGCAAGTTGTGGCAGGAGTCTACGGAGGAATCACTGGCTGCGGTAAAAGCCGCCGGGGTTGAAGTGATCTATCCGGACAAGCAGCCCTTTATCGATGCGGTGAAACCCCTGCACGACAGCTACCAGGGCACCAGCGTGGGTGCGCTGCTGGATCAGATCAAAGCAATCAACTAA